In the Kaistella sp. 97-N-M2 genome, one interval contains:
- a CDS encoding family 16 glycosylhydrolase: MSHFHTFKSKKLRSAGRIFFAFVMLMLLCACTPQASTMKTGQKLVWSDEFNYKGLPDPAKWKYEVGGGGYGNHEAQFYTENRAENARVEGGNLIIEVRKENWGKNKYTSARLLTRGKHSWKYGTFEIRAKLPKGRGTWPAIWMMSEKMKNWPDDGELDIMEHVGYHQGFIHATAHTKKYNHVINTQKTDTIEVKDASEKFHVYKMIWTPEKIEMYVDATKYYTYKNAEKTYDAWPFDQPFFLLLNFAVGGDWGGKEGLTMQFFRRNFMWIMCGFINREEGYRVFGASEASGDTVEVKYNS; this comes from the coding sequence TATGCGCCTGCACGCCTCAGGCTTCAACCATGAAGACGGGCCAAAAACTGGTTTGGAGCGATGAATTTAATTATAAAGGTTTACCCGATCCTGCCAAATGGAAGTACGAAGTTGGCGGCGGCGGATACGGCAATCATGAAGCGCAGTTTTATACAGAAAATCGTGCAGAAAATGCCCGTGTAGAAGGCGGAAACTTAATTATAGAGGTCCGAAAAGAAAACTGGGGAAAGAATAAATATACCTCCGCGCGCTTACTGACGCGCGGTAAACATTCCTGGAAATACGGCACTTTCGAGATCCGCGCGAAATTGCCAAAAGGCCGCGGAACCTGGCCAGCGATCTGGATGATGAGCGAAAAAATGAAAAACTGGCCGGACGACGGCGAACTAGATATTATGGAGCATGTGGGATATCATCAGGGTTTTATACACGCGACCGCCCACACCAAAAAATACAACCACGTAATTAATACCCAAAAGACAGACACGATTGAGGTAAAAGATGCCTCGGAGAAATTTCACGTCTACAAAATGATCTGGACTCCGGAGAAAATAGAAATGTACGTAGATGCCACCAAATATTACACCTATAAAAATGCGGAAAAAACGTACGACGCCTGGCCTTTTGACCAGCCTTTTTTTCTCCTTTTGAATTTTGCAGTCGGTGGAGACTGGGGCGGGAAAGAAGGATTGACGATGCAGTTTTTCCGCAGAAATTTTATGTGGATTATGTGCGGGTTTATCAATAGGGAAGAGGGATACAGGGTTTTTGGCGCGAGCGAAGCGAGCGGCGATACGGTAGAAGTGAAGTATAATTCTTAA